From Rickettsia endosymbiont of Ceutorhynchus obstrictus, a single genomic window includes:
- the ffh gene encoding signal recognition particle protein, producing the protein MFKTLTQNLTKIFDHIRSSGTLSETQIDDAMRDIRVALLESDVALPVVKDFIAEVKQKALGQEVIKSVSPGQMIIKIIHEEMINLLASDSNEAKLQLNSKPPVNILAVGLQGSGKTTASAKLALRLKNQNKKVLLVSLDIYRPAAQEQLAILAKSIEVDSLPIISTEKPLDIVKRALVESKISAYDVVIYDTAGRLQIDNEMMEEALAIKELVKPAETLLVIDSMTGQDAVVTASSFNQKLEISGLILSRIDGDSKGGAALSVKYITKKPIKFLSSGEKLTDLEEFDAERIASRILDMGDILSFVEKAANIVDREEAEKIAARMKKGKFDLNDYLQQMRSIKKLGGFSGIVNMLPGAGKIMDQIDQSKLSGKLIEQQVAIILSMTPKERKTPDILNASRRKRIAQGAGTTVQKVNILLKQFKQISDMMKKASNMNPKSLMRQGMGKLFS; encoded by the coding sequence ATGTTTAAAACATTAACACAAAATTTAACAAAAATTTTTGATCATATTAGAAGTTCCGGTACTTTATCGGAAACTCAAATAGACGATGCTATGAGAGATATAAGAGTTGCTCTTCTTGAATCTGATGTAGCATTACCGGTAGTTAAAGATTTTATAGCGGAAGTAAAACAGAAAGCTTTAGGGCAGGAGGTTATCAAATCCGTCTCACCGGGGCAGATGATAATTAAAATCATTCATGAAGAAATGATAAATCTTCTTGCATCGGACTCAAATGAAGCAAAGTTACAATTAAATTCAAAACCGCCGGTAAATATCTTAGCGGTGGGCTTACAAGGAAGCGGTAAAACTACCGCTAGCGCAAAACTCGCCTTACGGCTTAAAAATCAAAATAAAAAAGTTCTGCTAGTATCGCTTGATATTTATCGTCCGGCTGCGCAGGAACAATTAGCAATACTTGCAAAATCGATAGAAGTTGATTCGCTCCCTATTATATCAACCGAGAAGCCGCTTGATATTGTCAAACGGGCGCTTGTGGAATCAAAAATATCAGCTTATGACGTTGTAATATACGACACGGCCGGTAGGTTACAGATTGATAACGAAATGATGGAAGAGGCTTTGGCTATAAAAGAGCTAGTAAAGCCGGCAGAAACATTATTAGTAATTGATAGTATGACGGGACAAGATGCAGTAGTAACGGCTAGTAGTTTTAATCAAAAATTAGAAATTTCGGGGCTAATTTTATCAAGAATTGACGGCGATTCTAAAGGTGGAGCTGCCTTAAGCGTAAAATATATTACCAAAAAGCCGATAAAATTCTTAAGTAGCGGCGAGAAATTAACCGATTTAGAAGAATTTGATGCTGAACGCATAGCCTCAAGAATATTAGATATGGGGGATATACTCTCTTTTGTCGAAAAAGCAGCAAATATAGTAGATAGGGAAGAGGCAGAAAAAATAGCTGCTAGGATGAAAAAGGGTAAATTTGATTTAAATGATTATCTCCAGCAAATGCGAAGTATTAAAAAACTCGGCGGTTTTAGCGGTATCGTTAATATGCTACCGGGTGCCGGTAAAATTATGGATCAAATTGATCAATCTAAATTAAGCGGTAAGTTAATTGAGCAGCAAGTGGCTATTATCTTATCTATGACCCCGAAAGAAAGAAAAACCCCCGATATACTTAATGCTTCACGTCGGAAACGTATCGCGCAAGGAGCAGGTACGACTGTTCAAAAAGTCAATATACTATTAAAGCAGTTCAAGCAAATAAGCGATATGATGAAAAAAGCAAGTAATATGAATCCTAAAAGCCTCATGCGCCAAGGTATGGGTAAGTTGTTTTCTTAA
- a CDS encoding DUF6314 family protein: protein MLESEITKKIFSQLPGKYFIKRIIGKYGIGEGVAYFLKNDTDSLLYKEELEINYHTIDYKIAAVKEYQYIFEDNKITKYFISKENNNLFYQLNFTAHSPLLQATGIHVCNQDGYEATYTFLESDSFILNYQILGPEKDYTIITDFRKIEVKN from the coding sequence ATGTTAGAAAGTGAAATAACAAAAAAAATATTTTCACAACTTCCGGGAAAATACTTTATTAAAAGGATTATCGGTAAATACGGCATTGGTGAAGGAGTGGCATATTTTTTAAAAAATGACACTGATAGTTTATTATATAAGGAAGAGTTAGAAATTAATTATCATACTATAGACTATAAAATAGCCGCCGTTAAAGAATATCAATATATATTTGAAGATAATAAAATTACAAAATATTTTATTTCCAAAGAAAATAATAATTTATTTTATCAACTAAACTTTACTGCTCATTCACCTTTATTACAGGCGACTGGTATTCATGTATGTAATCAAGATGGATATGAAGCTACTTATACTTTTCTTGAATCAGACTCCTTTATATTAAATTATCAAATTCTAGGACCGGAAAAAGATTATACAATCATCACTGATTTTAGAAAAATTGAAGTAAAAAATTAA
- the gltX gene encoding glutamate--tRNA ligase: protein MNKNIITRFAPSPTGFLHIGSARTALFNYLFARHNGGKFFLRIEDTDRERSTEEAVTAIFSGLKWLGLNWDGEVIFQSKRNELYKEAALKLLKEGKAYYCFTAQEEIERQRKLAIENKQHFIFDSPWRDSDPSTYPSDKKPVIRLKASREGSTTIHDTLQGEVVIENSHIDDMVLLRADGSATYMLAVVVDDHDMGITHIIRGDDHLTNAARQIAIYQALTWQIPSMTHIPLIHGADGAKLSKRHGALGVEAYKEMGYLPSALCNYLLRLGWGHGDDEIINLNQAIEWFDLEGLGKSPSKLDFVKMNNINAHYLRELDDDTLISMIIEILQQNHIVNLQEINYIKQALPSLTVRSETLIDLANLAKIYLVNTPINYSEEAKAIIKGCNRDLINQVITALEELEHFNKDLLQSKFKEIAKHNGLKLNELMQPVRALMTGLTASPGIFEMAEILGKENSLARLNAFDVIPV from the coding sequence ATGAACAAAAATATAATTACTAGATTTGCGCCGTCTCCTACCGGTTTTTTGCATATTGGATCGGCAAGGACGGCTTTATTTAATTATTTATTTGCTCGGCATAATGGCGGGAAATTTTTTCTGCGCATTGAGGACACCGACAGAGAAAGATCAACGGAAGAAGCAGTTACGGCTATATTTTCAGGGCTTAAGTGGCTTGGCTTAAATTGGGACGGTGAAGTTATATTTCAATCAAAACGCAATGAACTATATAAGGAAGCCGCTTTAAAATTATTAAAAGAAGGGAAAGCTTATTATTGTTTTACAGCGCAAGAAGAAATAGAGCGGCAGCGGAAGCTAGCCATAGAGAATAAACAGCATTTTATTTTTGATAGTCCTTGGCGTGATAGCGATCCTTCTACTTACCCAAGTGACAAAAAACCGGTAATACGGCTTAAAGCTAGTAGAGAAGGTAGTACCACGATCCATGATACCTTGCAAGGGGAGGTAGTAATTGAAAACTCCCATATTGACGATATGGTGTTGCTCCGCGCCGATGGTAGCGCTACCTATATGCTAGCGGTGGTGGTGGATGATCATGATATGGGCATCACTCATATTATCAGGGGTGACGATCATTTAACCAATGCTGCTAGGCAAATTGCCATTTATCAAGCTCTTACGTGGCAAATTCCTTCCATGACCCATATACCTTTGATCCACGGCGCCGATGGGGCTAAATTATCTAAAAGGCACGGTGCGCTTGGCGTTGAAGCTTATAAAGAAATGGGCTACTTACCGAGTGCTTTATGTAATTATTTATTAAGGCTCGGTTGGGGGCATGGAGATGATGAGATTATTAACCTAAACCAAGCTATAGAATGGTTTGACCTTGAGGGGCTTGGCAAGTCACCTTCTAAGCTTGATTTCGTCAAGATGAATAATATCAATGCGCATTATTTACGAGAGCTTGATGATGATACTTTAATTTCAATGATTATAGAGATTTTACAACAAAATCATATAGTTAACCTACAAGAAATAAATTATATCAAGCAAGCTTTGCCAAGCTTAACGGTTAGAAGCGAAACTTTAATCGACCTTGCAAATCTTGCTAAAATTTATTTGGTTAATACACCTATTAATTATTCGGAAGAAGCAAAAGCAATAATAAAGGGGTGCAATCGTGATTTAATTAATCAGGTAATAACGGCTTTAGAAGAGCTTGAGCATTTTAACAAAGATTTGTTGCAAAGTAAGTTTAAAGAAATAGCAAAGCATAACGGCTTAAAGCTTAATGAGCTGATGCAGCCGGTTAGGGCTTTAATGACCGGCCTGACTGCCTCCCCTGGAATATTTGAAATGGCTGAGATTTTGGGTAAAGAAAATAGTTTAGCAAGATTAAATGCTTTCGATGTCATTCCCGTATAG
- a CDS encoding CopG family antitoxin, with translation MKKYKLSEEEKGILDYFENNKLLHLSEDELKRQKNIAKVAAVNFSKKTARINIRLPGHDLNHIKRIAAQEGMPYQTLISSVLHKYASGYLKFDKAN, from the coding sequence ATGAAAAAATATAAATTATCTGAAGAAGAAAAAGGAATATTAGACTATTTTGAGAATAATAAACTTTTGCATTTGTCTGAGGATGAATTAAAAAGACAAAAAAATATAGCCAAAGTTGCCGCAGTTAATTTTTCTAAAAAAACTGCAAGGATTAATATTAGACTTCCAGGGCATGACTTAAATCACATTAAAAGGATTGCAGCTCAAGAGGGGATGCCTTATCAAACCTTGATTTCCAGCGTTTTACATAAATACGCTTCAGGATATTTAAAATTTGATAAAGCTAACTAA
- a CDS encoding toxin, giving the protein MKIEFYFAFNPEKNITLLKERGISFEQIIALIEENCILDIIDRPNQSKYPNQKIYIIEVDGYCYLVPCIINGKEIFLKTIIPSRKATENYLKIKDSREQNEKI; this is encoded by the coding sequence ATGAAAATAGAATTTTACTTTGCATTTAATCCTGAAAAAAATATTACCTTATTAAAAGAAAGAGGTATAAGTTTTGAACAAATAATTGCTTTGATAGAAGAAAATTGCATATTAGATATAATAGATCGTCCGAATCAGAGCAAATACCCAAACCAAAAAATTTATATTATAGAGGTGGATGGATATTGCTATTTAGTGCCTTGTATCATTAATGGGAAAGAGATTTTTTTAAAAACCATTATACCAAGCAGGAAAGCTACTGAAAATTATTTAAAAATTAAAGATAGTAGGGAACAAAATGAAAAAATATAA
- the ubiG gene encoding bifunctional 2-polyprenyl-6-hydroxyphenol methylase/3-demethylubiquinol 3-O-methyltransferase UbiG: protein MSSIDKKELEKFAKISHEWWNEDGEFGILHQITPIRLAYIVDTIKSHYNLNEKDVFSSNLNILDVGCGGGLVSAPLSKLGFNVTAIDALEGNINTANDYARKNNLTINYLRSTIEELPNTKLYDVIICLEVIEHIDNVPAFMLNLTKLVKPGGMTIISTINRTKKAYLLAIIAAEYILSWVPKNTHDYNKFLKPSEIYEILKGNNISIEELKGLVFDIANNKWQLSDDIDVNYFAYLIKYDK, encoded by the coding sequence ATGTCTTCGATTGATAAAAAGGAATTAGAGAAATTTGCTAAAATTTCGCATGAATGGTGGAATGAAGACGGAGAATTCGGTATTTTGCACCAAATAACTCCTATTCGTTTAGCCTATATTGTAGATACGATAAAATCACATTACAATCTTAATGAAAAAGATGTTTTTTCATCCAATTTAAATATCCTTGATGTTGGTTGTGGTGGCGGATTGGTTAGTGCGCCGCTGAGTAAGCTAGGTTTTAACGTTACCGCTATTGATGCGTTAGAAGGTAATATTAATACGGCTAACGATTATGCTAGAAAAAATAATTTAACGATAAATTACCTAAGATCGACGATAGAGGAATTGCCTAATACTAAATTATATGACGTAATAATTTGCTTGGAAGTTATAGAGCATATTGATAATGTCCCGGCTTTTATGCTAAATCTGACAAAATTAGTAAAGCCGGGCGGCATGACAATAATCTCAACGATTAACCGCACTAAAAAAGCTTATTTACTAGCGATAATAGCAGCGGAATATATATTAAGCTGGGTTCCGAAAAATACTCATGATTATAATAAGTTTCTAAAACCGTCGGAGATTTATGAAATATTAAAGGGTAATAACATAAGTATAGAAGAACTAAAAGGTTTAGTATTTGACATCGCTAACAATAAGTGGCAATTAAGCGATGATATAGACGTGAATTACTTTGCATATTTAATAAAATATGATAAGTAA
- a CDS encoding metal ABC transporter permease produces the protein MIPIILALILISLIFAPLGCIALWKKYVYFGDGLAHASFLAASISIIANFPLIYSGIIVAVFFAIFVFIFKNYSGRNAVISLISSFMLSLALIINYLSSSQNNITNLLFGDILLVDFGDLILLSMMLMLIICFIGYFYNQIILIIINRDIAVIKGIKVKTIELIFLLLLSLSVFSTIKIVGALMVTAILLIPPMTARFISRTPLQMIILSIIISIFINFCGFIASFYLDIPLTPVIIIIGTFIYGIFYVGNVYKRR, from the coding sequence ATGATTCCGATAATACTTGCCTTAATTTTAATTAGCCTAATTTTTGCACCGCTTGGCTGTATTGCTTTATGGAAGAAATACGTTTATTTCGGTGACGGTCTTGCTCATGCTAGTTTTCTTGCCGCAAGTATCAGTATTATCGCTAACTTTCCGTTAATATATTCAGGAATAATCGTTGCCGTTTTTTTTGCGATTTTTGTTTTTATTTTTAAAAATTATTCCGGAAGAAATGCCGTTATAAGCTTAATATCAAGTTTTATGCTATCTCTGGCATTAATTATAAATTATCTTAGCTCTAGCCAGAATAATATTACTAACTTATTGTTCGGCGATATTTTATTAGTAGACTTCGGCGATTTGATTTTATTATCGATGATGCTGATGCTAATAATATGTTTTATAGGATATTTTTATAATCAAATTATCCTGATTATAATTAATAGAGATATTGCGGTAATAAAAGGGATCAAAGTTAAAACTATTGAATTAATATTTTTGCTTCTTCTCTCATTATCGGTATTTTCTACTATTAAAATAGTCGGGGCATTAATGGTGACGGCTATTTTATTAATTCCCCCTATGACGGCAAGATTTATTTCCCGCACTCCGCTGCAGATGATTATCCTCTCAATTATCATCTCGATATTTATAAATTTTTGCGGATTCATCGCTTCTTTTTATCTCGATATACCTCTTACGCCGGTAATTATTATAATAGGTACGTTTATTTACGGTATATTTTATGTTGGGAATGTATATAAGCGGAGGTGA
- the rpsU gene encoding 30S ribosomal protein S21 — MILVNVHAGNCDNTLKTLKKKSQRELIFRKMKEQRYYETRSAKRVRKGQEAARRIRKVARKQMFESL, encoded by the coding sequence GTGATATTAGTAAATGTTCACGCCGGCAATTGTGATAACACTCTAAAAACTTTGAAAAAAAAGTCACAAAGAGAGCTTATTTTTCGTAAAATGAAAGAACAGCGTTATTATGAAACTCGCTCAGCAAAGCGTGTTCGCAAAGGTCAAGAAGCTGCAAGAAGAATAAGAAAAGTTGCTCGTAAGCAAATGTTTGAAAGTTTGTAA
- a CDS encoding COQ9 family protein: MNITQEYYTKKIRFMQSLLTLLPFNEWNNKLLAEAEEQCRFASAYNTLLFPDGLQEVVDFFESQQDDKMLMQLAAVEAPKKIREKLSLALKIRIKDCALPIIHSKNAAYLAMPNNILFATNLAMRSCDIIWRYAGDKSLDYNYYTKRGLLFTVYLPAILYYIQDESENYVKTDQFIDESLENIINGFTHFKNLCKLAAPSNIPIIRLFV; encoded by the coding sequence ATGAATATTACTCAAGAATACTATACCAAAAAGATACGATTTATGCAATCGTTATTAACTTTATTACCTTTTAATGAGTGGAATAATAAATTGCTTGCGGAAGCTGAAGAGCAATGCAGGTTTGCTAGTGCGTATAATACGCTACTTTTCCCTGACGGTTTACAAGAAGTGGTAGACTTTTTTGAAAGCCAACAAGATGATAAAATGCTAATGCAGTTAGCAGCAGTTGAAGCTCCAAAAAAAATAAGAGAAAAACTATCCTTAGCTTTAAAAATTAGAATTAAGGATTGTGCTTTGCCGATTATTCATAGTAAAAACGCTGCTTATCTTGCAATGCCTAATAATATATTATTTGCAACAAACTTAGCTATGCGTAGCTGTGATATAATTTGGCGTTATGCCGGTGATAAGTCCCTTGACTATAATTACTATACTAAAAGAGGATTACTATTTACCGTTTACCTGCCTGCAATTCTATATTATATCCAAGATGAATCGGAGAATTATGTTAAAACCGATCAGTTTATTGATGAGTCCCTGGAAAATATAATAAATGGTTTTACACATTTTAAGAATTTGTGTAAATTAGCCGCACCTTCAAATATACCGATTATTAGGCTGTTTGTATGA
- the ileS gene encoding isoleucine--tRNA ligase codes for MTKKYYPEVGSNADFAAIEKEILTYWQENNIFQKSIDSRSGESEFIFYDGPPFANGLPHYGHLLTGFIKDVYARYQTTKGKKVERRFGWDCHGLPAEMQSEKELGISGRLAINNYGIEKFNEHCRRSVMKYADDWEEYVTRQARWVDFKNPYKTMDKNFMESVLWAFKELYNKGLLYESMRVMPYSWACETPLSNFETRLDNSYRERADKAVTVSFVLNQIPAFAGMTSGEHYEEYRILAWTTTPWTLPSNLALAVGSDIEYALVPKDNICYILAKSSVSKYAKELGLSGEENFEIIKGSELADLSYKPLFNYFANHPNSFKIFAGSFVVEGDGTGIVHMAPGFGEDDQILCESKGIELVCPVDNSGKFTKEIPDFEGLQVFDANDKIIIKLKNQGNWFKTEQYIHNYPHCWRTDTPLIYKAVPSWYVKVSEFKNRMVELNRQINWIPTHVKDNLFGKWLENARDWSISRNRFWGTPLPVWKSDDPTYPRIDVYGSIEELEKDFGVKITDLHRPFIDELTRPNPSDPTGKSTMRRIEDVFDCWFESGSMPYGQAHYPFENKEWFENHFPADFIVEYSAQTRGWFYTLMVLSTALFDRPPFLNCICHGVILDATGQKLSKRLNNYADPLELFDKYGSDALRVTMLSSNVVKGQELLIDKDGKMVFDTLRLFIKPIWNAYHFFTMYANADQIKGELNFNSVNVLDIYIISKLKIAVQKIAESLDNFDTQTAYYAVTDFFEVLNNWYIRRSRARFWKSEKDEDKQNAYNILYSCLITMSQAMSALLPLISEAIYLGLMDENVIPWLDHGIQKEKGLDPVVKPRGDNSSISVHLTDFPTLSEFEINHELVSTMDKVLDICSNSLFVRSLENIRVRQPLASLSVISKDNDSLKIFEDLIKDEINVKSVIYRDDLESYATKKLSINFPVLGKRLPHKMKDIIVASKKNEWELTKEGLKISGEILTSDEFSVILEPHQTIKGAKAFADNSGLLVLDLELTTNLIQEGTARDLVRSIQQARKDADFSISDRIMIEITGDLDLSEILKQYGDFIQEQTLGEFSHDFTANYVSDVELEGHKLKVKIKKYAE; via the coding sequence ATGACAAAAAAATATTACCCTGAAGTAGGTTCAAACGCTGATTTTGCAGCCATAGAAAAAGAAATATTAACCTACTGGCAAGAAAATAACATATTTCAAAAATCTATAGATAGTAGAAGCGGCGAATCCGAATTCATATTTTATGATGGTCCGCCTTTTGCGAATGGCTTACCGCATTACGGACATTTACTTACCGGCTTTATTAAAGATGTGTATGCTCGCTACCAAACTACGAAAGGTAAAAAAGTTGAAAGGCGTTTCGGCTGGGATTGTCACGGCTTGCCGGCGGAAATGCAATCCGAGAAGGAGCTTGGTATTTCAGGAAGGTTAGCTATTAATAACTACGGCATTGAAAAATTTAACGAGCATTGCCGCCGGTCGGTTATGAAATATGCCGACGACTGGGAAGAATACGTAACTAGACAAGCAAGATGGGTAGACTTCAAAAATCCTTATAAAACGATGGATAAGAATTTTATGGAATCCGTTTTATGGGCTTTCAAGGAGTTATATAATAAGGGATTATTATATGAATCGATGCGAGTAATGCCTTATTCTTGGGCTTGCGAAACTCCGTTATCCAATTTTGAAACTAGGCTTGATAATTCATATCGTGAAAGAGCTGACAAAGCGGTAACGGTTAGTTTTGTGCTAAATCAGATTCCTGCTTTCGCAGGAATGACATCGGGGGAGCATTACGAAGAATATCGCATTCTTGCTTGGACAACTACCCCCTGGACATTGCCATCAAATTTAGCGTTAGCAGTCGGTAGCGATATCGAATATGCGTTAGTTCCTAAAGATAATATTTGTTATATTTTAGCTAAGTCTTCCGTTAGTAAATACGCTAAAGAATTAGGGCTTAGCGGTGAAGAAAATTTTGAGATAATTAAAGGCAGTGAATTAGCCGATCTTTCATATAAGCCGTTATTTAATTATTTTGCCAATCATCCGAACAGCTTTAAAATATTTGCAGGTAGCTTTGTTGTCGAAGGTGACGGCACCGGTATAGTACATATGGCGCCGGGTTTTGGTGAAGATGATCAAATACTTTGCGAATCGAAAGGAATAGAACTCGTTTGTCCGGTAGATAATAGCGGAAAATTTACTAAAGAAATTCCGGATTTTGAAGGATTACAAGTATTTGATGCCAACGATAAAATAATTATTAAACTTAAAAACCAAGGAAATTGGTTTAAGACCGAACAATATATTCATAACTATCCGCATTGCTGGCGAACTGATACCCCTTTAATATATAAAGCCGTGCCGTCATGGTATGTTAAGGTTAGCGAATTCAAAAATAGAATGGTAGAGCTGAACCGGCAAATTAACTGGATACCTACACATGTAAAAGATAATTTATTTGGTAAATGGCTTGAAAATGCCCGTGATTGGTCAATAAGTCGTAATAGATTTTGGGGTACGCCTCTGCCGGTCTGGAAGTCCGACGATCCGACTTATCCACGCATTGACGTATACGGATCGATTGAAGAATTAGAGAAAGATTTCGGCGTTAAAATTACCGATTTACATCGTCCGTTTATTGATGAGCTGACAAGGCCCAACCCGTCTGATCCAACAGGCAAATCCACGATGCGAAGAATAGAAGACGTATTTGATTGTTGGTTTGAAAGCGGGTCGATGCCGTACGGGCAAGCTCATTATCCGTTTGAAAACAAGGAATGGTTTGAAAATCATTTTCCTGCTGATTTTATAGTTGAGTACTCAGCTCAAACTCGTGGCTGGTTCTATACGTTAATGGTATTGTCTACTGCACTTTTTGATCGTCCGCCTTTCTTAAATTGTATATGTCACGGCGTGATCCTTGACGCTACCGGTCAAAAATTATCGAAACGCCTTAACAACTATGCCGATCCACTAGAGTTATTTGATAAATACGGCTCGGATGCTTTAAGGGTTACAATGCTGTCTTCAAATGTCGTTAAGGGGCAGGAATTATTAATTGATAAAGACGGCAAAATGGTATTTGATACTTTACGCTTATTTATTAAGCCTATTTGGAACGCTTATCATTTCTTTACGATGTATGCCAATGCTGATCAAATCAAAGGTGAATTAAATTTTAATTCCGTTAATGTGCTAGATATTTATATAATATCAAAACTTAAAATAGCTGTACAAAAAATCGCAGAAAGTTTAGATAATTTTGATACGCAAACGGCTTATTATGCAGTGACGGATTTTTTTGAAGTTTTAAATAACTGGTATATTCGCCGTAGTAGGGCTAGATTTTGGAAAAGTGAAAAAGACGAAGATAAACAAAATGCCTATAATATTTTATATTCCTGCCTTATAACTATGTCTCAAGCAATGTCGGCATTATTGCCGCTAATTTCAGAGGCTATTTATTTGGGGTTAATGGACGAAAATGTCATACCGTGGCTTGACCACGGTATCCAGAAAGAAAAAGGCCTAGACCCCGTGGTCAAGCCACGGGGTGACAACTCAAGTATAAGCGTACACTTAACCGACTTCCCTACCCTTTCGGAATTTGAAATAAATCACGAATTAGTAAGCACGATGGATAAGGTACTAGATATTTGTAGTAATAGCCTATTTGTCAGAAGTCTTGAAAATATTAGAGTACGCCAACCGCTAGCATCTTTGAGTGTTATAAGCAAAGATAATGATTCTTTGAAAATTTTTGAAGACTTAATTAAAGACGAAATTAATGTTAAATCGGTAATTTACCGTGATGATTTAGAAAGTTACGCAACTAAAAAATTATCAATTAATTTTCCGGTACTCGGTAAACGTTTGCCGCATAAAATGAAAGATATTATAGTAGCGTCTAAAAAGAATGAGTGGGAACTAACAAAAGAAGGTTTAAAAATTAGCGGTGAGATATTAACTTCCGATGAGTTTAGTGTAATTTTAGAGCCGCATCAAACTATAAAAGGCGCAAAAGCTTTTGCCGATAATAGCGGTTTATTGGTACTTGATTTAGAGTTAACAACCAATTTAATCCAAGAAGGTACGGCAAGGGATTTGGTGCGTTCTATTCAACAAGCTCGGAAAGACGCCGATTTTTCAATAAGCGACCGGATTATGATCGAAATCACCGGCGATTTAGATTTATCGGAAATATTAAAGCAATACGGCGATTTTATCCAAGAACAAACTTTAGGTGAATTTAGCCACGATTTCACCGCCAATTATGTAAGCGATGTAGAACTTGAAGGACACAAACTTAAAGTGAAAATTAAGAAATATGCCGAATAA
- a CDS encoding DUF2310 family Zn-ribbon-containing protein codes for MPNNIYLVTISFDCSNLLLPKKQEEILDLAWSFVAFLYKNGNILKHAELFNLDKTHLITYNVIPNKNALDDNFLDTFALKYRSELEAAGVIIHYNITGEYVNEGMLCLEKNIEDIKFFYLYPLYISDDELILRTDKGKYLPLYMIKNSENPYLTEKITFWKNDYAAAGRLWLSSYKKLEPLIAKQLANLNSDISVEGRKVSEQIANHFNKKVFYPLAELWSSKKRKYTRSNYTQCPSCSKDWQLKKEFHNIFDFKCNKCSLLGYELSVI; via the coding sequence ATGCCGAATAATATATATCTTGTAACAATATCATTTGACTGTAGTAACCTCTTACTACCTAAAAAACAAGAAGAAATTTTAGATTTAGCTTGGAGCTTTGTAGCATTTTTATATAAAAACGGTAACATATTAAAACATGCAGAACTTTTTAATCTTGATAAAACACACCTAATTACTTACAACGTAATTCCTAATAAAAACGCCTTAGATGATAATTTTTTAGATACGTTTGCGTTGAAATACAGAAGTGAGTTAGAAGCCGCAGGAGTAATAATTCATTATAATATTACCGGTGAATATGTTAATGAAGGAATGTTATGTTTGGAAAAAAATATAGAGGATATAAAGTTTTTTTATTTATATCCTCTATATATATCGGATGATGAGTTAATATTAAGAACCGATAAGGGAAAATATTTGCCGTTATACATGATTAAGAATAGTGAAAATCCATATCTTACTGAAAAAATAACTTTTTGGAAAAATGATTATGCGGCAGCCGGAAGATTATGGCTTTCAAGCTATAAAAAGCTGGAGCCGCTAATAGCTAAACAATTAGCAAATCTAAATAGTGATATTTCTGTAGAAGGCAGAAAGGTTAGTGAGCAAATAGCAAACCATTTTAATAAAAAAGTTTTTTATCCTTTAGCTGAACTTTGGTCTAGTAAAAAAAGGAAATATACTCGCTCAAATTATACTCAATGCCCGTCTTGCTCCAAAGATTGGCAATTAAAAAAAGAATTTCATAATATTTTTGATTTTAAATGCAACAAATGTTCCTTATTGGGATATGAGTTATCTGTTATATAA